Proteins co-encoded in one Candidatus Bathyarchaeota archaeon genomic window:
- a CDS encoding metalloregulator ArsR/SmtB family transcription factor, which produces MVTYFGVPRQKIPWFPTIAQDKCQGCGKCVEFCVHGVLKLKGNPPKAVVVKPYQCVIACSECADLCPEKAITFPDLKVVYDAMDQYWKGESQKEVHRVKKKRALSSSIRNEKFLNLQVDLLKALADPIRLKILRFLRSGEKCQCEIIPHLKRSQSTVSEHLQLLVDIGIVESRKDGRKIVYKIRMEEIMRILDNIDELTRDLFAHPKDRNAILTSK; this is translated from the coding sequence ATGGTGACGTATTTCGGGGTTCCACGTCAAAAGATTCCTTGGTTTCCAACAATTGCCCAGGATAAATGTCAAGGATGTGGAAAGTGTGTCGAATTCTGTGTGCATGGGGTCTTGAAATTAAAAGGGAATCCCCCTAAAGCTGTTGTAGTTAAACCTTACCAGTGTGTAATTGCCTGCTCAGAATGCGCTGATCTTTGTCCCGAGAAGGCGATAACATTTCCAGACCTCAAAGTAGTCTATGATGCGATGGACCAGTATTGGAAAGGGGAGAGTCAAAAGGAGGTACACCGTGTCAAGAAAAAAAGGGCTCTATCTAGCTCCATCAGAAATGAAAAGTTTCTAAACTTGCAAGTAGACCTCTTAAAGGCTCTAGCCGATCCGATTAGATTAAAAATATTGCGTTTCCTCAGATCCGGCGAAAAATGCCAATGCGAAATAATCCCACATTTGAAACGCTCACAATCGACCGTTTCTGAACATTTGCAACTGCTGGTGGACATTGGAATAGTAGAATCTCGCAAAGATGGCAGAAAAATCGTTTATAAGATACGCATGGAAGAAATAATGAGAATCTTAGATAACATCGACGAATTAACCCGTGATCTCTTCGCCCACCCGAAGGATCGTAATGCAATCTTAACTTCTAAATAA
- the gcvH gene encoding glycine cleavage system protein GcvH — translation MVKVKVGKHICEVPKNLYYTKAHTWAKIEGNQVTVGFDDFAQKIIGTVQSFRPIAVGTELRQFEPLGTVEGGKAVQRIYSPISGKILAVNERLLRKPSLINQDPYGEGWLIKIQPTSRLAEELKTLITGDKALKWTKDEIKAMIHKKMMLV, via the coding sequence TTGGTTAAGGTTAAAGTTGGAAAGCATATTTGTGAAGTTCCGAAGAATCTCTATTATACCAAGGCTCATACGTGGGCAAAAATAGAGGGTAATCAAGTTACCGTTGGGTTCGACGATTTCGCGCAAAAAATAATTGGCACCGTTCAAAGCTTTAGGCCCATAGCTGTTGGAACCGAACTACGACAATTCGAACCACTTGGTACGGTTGAAGGTGGAAAAGCGGTGCAGAGAATCTACTCACCTATTAGTGGGAAAATTCTCGCAGTTAATGAGAGGCTTCTTCGTAAACCGTCTCTCATTAATCAAGATCCATACGGCGAAGGTTGGCTAATAAAAATCCAGCCGACTTCAAGACTAGCTGAGGAATTAAAGACGCTAATTACAGGTGACAAAGCCTTGAAATGGACTAAAGATGAAATAAAAGCTATGATTCATAAAAAAATGATGTTGGTATAG